One Leopardus geoffroyi isolate Oge1 chromosome C1, O.geoffroyi_Oge1_pat1.0, whole genome shotgun sequence DNA segment encodes these proteins:
- the TAS1R2 gene encoding LOW QUALITY PROTEIN: taste receptor type 1 member 2 (The sequence of the model RefSeq protein was modified relative to this genomic sequence to represent the inferred CDS: inserted 3 bases in 3 codons; deleted 2 bases in 1 codon; substituted 2 bases at 2 genomic stop codons) translates to MGPRAREVCCLIILPQLLAEPAGNSDFYLSGDYLLGGLFTLHANVKGIVRLNLLHMPQCKEYEIKVLGYDLMQAMRFAGEEINSQSSLLPGVLLGYEMVDVGYTSNDVQPVLHLPAKEDCSLPIQEDYSHCVPHVVAVNSVGPGNSESTVTVARFLSLFLLPQGRPLGPGITYSAISDELRDKQRFPALLRTEPGADHQIEAMVQLMLYFRRNWIIALVSSGDCGYDNSQLLSDRPAGGDICIAFRETLPMPQPNQAVTQWERRRLKAIVDEQQQQQSSVRLVVLLSPELVLHNFFREVLRQNLTGVVRIASESWAIDPVLHDRPTRRTASWAAPRPAAPVSLAGRQLRFLSLWPLQLLQEIWKVNFTLLDHQIFFDQRGDLLMRLEIIQXRWDPSRXPFRSIASYCPVLRRLRAIRDGSWHTANNTVTCVGAQQLPTSISHDSPWAESKRDRVQLRGGADSLVGWHVWGSSQPGVFMGTRVDTITGPVATVGARPTEQPAKPFVTAQPSKNIHSPGPFSVHTKRELLWALADEFGCRPCPSCGWSRRNDASCFKQRLASLEWREAPAVAVAVLSILGSLRTLAILVIFWRHRHAPMVRLAGGSRCFLMPLLLAXVTVPMYVGQPTFFMCLGRQTLFALCFTVCISRVTVRSFQIVRVFNMARRLPRAYGYWVRYHGPCVFVASFTVLKVVIVAGNVLAATAEPAARPDPDDPKIAVLACNYRNVLLSDTSLDPWRLLSVAGFSFAYVGKELPTTHNEAKFITFRMTFYSTSSISLRTFMSVYEGVLVTILHLVAAVLDLLGXFFGPKCCVVLFYPDRXPGYFSSMIQGYTTGKD, encoded by the exons GTATGAAATAAAGGTGTTGGGCTACGATCTCATGCAGGCCATGCGCTTTGCAGGGGAGGAGATCAACAGCCAGAGCAGCCTGCTGCCTGGCGTGCTGCTGGGCTACGAGATGGTGGATGTCGGCTACACCTCCAACGACGTCCAGCCCGTGCTCCACTTGCCGGCAAAGGAGGACTGTTCCTTGCCCATCCAGGAGGACTACAGCCACTGTGTGCCCCATGTGGTGGCTGTCAACTCAGTTGGT CCTGGCAACTCTGAGTCCACTGTGACTGTGGcccgcttcctctctctcttcctccttccacaGGGGAGGCCCCTGGGTCCTGGG ATCACCTACAGCGCCATCAGTGACGAGCTACGGGACAAGCAGCGCTTCCCGGCCCTTCTGCGCACAGAGCCGGGCGCCGATCACCAGATCGAGGCCATGGTGCAGCTGATGTTGTACTTCCGCCGGAACTGGATCATCGCGCTGGTGAGCAGCGGCGACTGCGGCTACGACAACAGCCAGCTGCTCAGCGATCGCCCGGCCGGCGGCGACATCTGCATCGCCTTCCGGGAGACGCTGCCCATGCCCCAGCCCAACCAGGCGGTGACGCAGTGGGAGCGCCGGCGCCTGAAGGCCATCGTGGacgagcagcagcagcagcagagctCTGTGCGCCTCGTGGTCCTGTTGTCGCCAGAGCTGGTCCTGCACAACTTCTTCCGCGAGGTGCTCCGCCAGAACCTCACGGGCGTCGTGCGGATCGCCTCCGAGTCCTGGGCCATCGACCCGGTCCTGCACGACAGGCCCACGCGCCGCACAGCCTCCTGGGCTGCACCCAGACCAGCAGCCCCTGTATCCCTGGCAG GACGCCAGCTTCGCTTCCTTTCCCTGTGGCCTCTCCAGCTGCTTCAGGAAATCTGGAAGGTCAACTTCACCCTCCTGGACCACCAGATCTTTTTTGACCAGCGAGGGGACCTACTCATGCGCCTGGAGATCATCCAGTGACGGTGGGACCCGAGCC AACCTTTCAGGAGCATCGCCTCCTACTGCCCGGTGCTACGACGGCTGAGGGCCATCCGTGACGGCTCCTGGCACACGGCCAACAACACG GTCACGTGTGTGGGTGCCCAGCAGCTCCCCACGAGCATCTCACACGACAGCCCCTGGGCAGAGAGCAAAAGAGACCGAGTGCAGCTTAGGGGAGGTGCTGACAG CCTGGTGGGCTGGCACGTTTGGGGCAGCAGCCAGCCCGGCGTCTTCATGGGGACTCGAGTGGACACCATCACAGGCCCTGTAGCCACAGTGGGGGCCAG GCCCACCGAGCAGCCGGCCAAGCCATTCGTCACTGCCCAGCCGTCCAAGAATATCCACTCTCCGGGGCCTTTCTCCGTCCACACCAA ACGGGAACTGCTGTGGGCTCTTGCAGACGAGTTTGGCTGCCGGCCCTGCCCGAGTTGCGGGTGGTCCCGGAGGAACGACGCTTCCTGCTTCAAGCAGCGGCTGGCCTCCCTTGAATGGCGCGAGGCACCCGCCGTCGCTGTGGCCGTGCTGTCCATCCTGGGCTCCCTCCGCACCCTGGCCATCTTGGTGATCTTCTGGAGGCACCGCCACGCGCCCATGGTTCGTTTGGCCGGGGGCTCCAGGTGCTTCCTGATGCCACTGCTGCTGGCATAGGTGACGGTCCCCATGTACGTCGGGCAGCCCACGTTTTTCATGTGCCTCGGCCGCCAGACCCTCTTCGCCCTCTGCTTCACCGTCTGTATCTCCCGTGTCACCGTGCGCTCTTTCCAGATCGTCCGCGTCTTCAACATGGCCAGGCGCCTCCCGCGTGCCTACGGCTACTGGGTCCGCTACCACGGGCCCTGTGTCTTCGTGGCGTCCTTCACGGTGCTCAAGGTGGTCATCGTGGCGGGCAACGTGCTGGCCGCGACCGCCgagcccgccgcccgccccgACCCCGATGACCCCAAGATCGCGGTTCTCGCCTGCAACTACCGCAACGTGCTGCTGTCCGACACCAGCCTGGACCCGTGGCGGCTTCTGTCCGTGGCGGGTTTCAGCTTCGCCTACGTGGGCAAGGAGCTGCCCACCACCCACAACGAGGCCAAGTTCATCACCTTCCGCATGACCTTCTACTCCACCTCTTCCATCTCCCTCCGTACCTTCATGTCTGTCTACGAGGGGGTCCTGGTCACCATCCTGCACCTCGTGGCTGCAGTGCTCGACCTTCTGG GCTTCTTCGGCCCCAAGTGCTGCGTGGTCCTCTTCTACCCGGATC AGCCCGGCTACTTCAGCAGCATGATTCAGGGCTACACCACGGGGAAGGACTAG